Within Butyrivibrio fibrisolvens, the genomic segment TTACAGGTGATGGTATATCAGCAGTATTAAATGATGACAATACATATACTTTGTCTATAAACAGTAGTGCAAAACATACGAACGAAGATGGTTCATATACTGCCAAGGCATCTTTTGGAAGTATCAGCTATGTATATGAAGGAACATATACATATAAGATCACTGAAGAGATGACTGGTGCTAACGGAGTTATATATGATACCAGTGTGTATTATGCAACAGTAGTAGTATCCAAGCAGTATACAACTTTCCAAAAGACGTATTCTACCTGGGTCAACTATCCGGATGGTAGAGAAGCAGGCGCTTTTAGTAGCGGTGATAAAGATAATGTATCTTTAACCAAAACGGAGGACTTCTTCTATCTAGGAGCTGATGTTGTTTATACAGATGAATCAGGACAAAAAGTTGCGGCAAGCTCTGTAAGACTTAATTCGGGACTTAACACAGCTAATCCTGTCAGCAACCCTTACATTACCACTTATGACTCTTCATATAACCAAAATGGAGTGGTATTTGTAAACAGCTATGCAGCCATCAAGGTTGTTAAGAGCGCTGCAGTAGAAGGAACCATAGCAAATGGAACAGAATTCTCTTTCCGCGTATATGATTCTGAGGGCAAAGCTTTAAAGGTTTACGGTTACAGCGTAGATGCAAACGGCAATGTAACAAAGTATGAAAAAACCAAGGATCGTAACATCGTTCAGGTTGGCGGTTATGTAGTTATCACAGGATATAAATCCGGTGAAGATGCTAATGGAGACGAGATCATTTCTAATCTTGTCCCTGGAAGCTTATATACTATCGTCGAGTTAACCTCGAATGAAGGCGACAAGATAGATGGAGCGCCTTTAGGTTATAAAGTAAGCTATTTTGTTATGACACCGGAAAACATGACACCTGTAGAAGGCAATACAGTAGCTTTTACAAGCGGCCTTTCTACTGTGAATATTGTTAATGATAAGCTTGCTCAGCTTACAGTCAAAAAGACCTGGCTGTCATCATCTGGCGAAGATGATTCAAAGAGCCATACTTATCTTGATCTTAGTTTGTACAGAAAGACTCAGGATGAAAATGAATGGACTTTTGTACAAACGCTGCAGCTGACCAGTGCAAATGAATGGAGTTATACATTTGAGGATCTGCCTGCTTTTGATGCAAGCGGCAATGCTTATCTTTACAGAGTGGCTGAAGATGATGCATACAATTCACTCTACAGCATTACATATTCTTATGTTGATGGTAATGGCAATACGACAACTGTAGAGGGAAGCCCTGAATATGCAATGAATATTAACGGCAGCACCTATGATTATGGTCAGCTGACTATTACCAATAAGTCGCTTGTTAATAACACACTTCCTTCTACAGGAGGTATCGGAACGATTATATTCAGGATCATAGGTGGACTTTTAGTACTTGCAGCAATTGTATTCTTTATTTTGAAAAGAACTAAAAAGAGCAGATCATAATAAAGAATTTTGAAATACAATGCGATGCAATAGAATCATAGCATTTACGCGAAAATACAAATATTATCATAAATATGAGTATTTGTAAGATGGTCAAAATGCTACACTATGGCATAATATCGTGCCAAAAGGCACGATTTATGAAATATAAGCTGGTTACAAAACAAAATTTAATCACATTTATCTGACACCGGGTTAAGTCTTACTTTTTTGGAGAAGGCCAGGGGAACAGGGAAAAGGAGAAAGAAATGAAGAGATTCAAGGCACTATTAACAGGAATCCTCACAGCAGCGCTTCTTGGCGTAACTGCAGCAGGATCTATCACAGCTAATGCTCAGGAAAATGCCGGAAGCATTACAGTAACAGGAGCAACAAAAGGTGAGACTTATACAGCCTATGAAGTACTTGAGTATACAGCTGTAGACGAAACACTTAATAATGCAGCAGAGTCCACAGATACTAATGGTACAGCACAGTTCACAGATACTCATGGTACATATAAAGTTACAGCGGAGTGGGTAGATTTTTTTACAAGTAATGAGTACGGACTTAGTTCATATATTACTAATTATGATGGTGAGTACTATGTAACAGGAGTTACAAAAGCTAATGATGTAGCGTTCGCTTCTGCTATTCAGACAGGAAGTATCAAGTATATTGCTTCTCATACTAACCTTACTGCAAGACAGGCAGTAGCACAGGAGAAGACAGTTACTATCTCAAACCTTCCATATGGTTATTATGTAATCGATTCTTCACTTGGTGCAGTTAATAGTACAGGTCTTACATCACCTTCTGTATCAGTTGAAGAAAAGAACGTGACAACACCTGCTCCTGAGAAAGAAGTTCAGGAGAACTCCAAAGCAGCAGAAACTTTCAGCATTGACGAGTCCAATGGCTGGGGAGAATGGAATGACGGTCAGATTGGCGATACAGTTACATTCAAAACAAAGGTAACACTTCTTCCCAAGACAACCAATGTAGTACTTCATGATACTATGGATGCTACTCTTAGCTATAAAGAAAAATCTGCAGTAGTTTACTATGCAGAAGATGCTACTGGAAGCGATGTAACAGACGCAGTAAAAGCTAAAGCATCTGTAAATACAGATGGAAACGGATTCACAGTATCTTTTGATACATCTTATACAGAAAATCTTACAAATACTGTTTTCGTAACTGTAGTTTATTCAGCTCAGATCACTCAGGGTGCGCAGGTCAACAAAGGCCAGCTCAATGATACATATGTATCATATGGTAATGACGGTACAACAGCGCATGATCGTACATACACATATACTTATGACATCAATATCATAAAGCAGGATGAGAACGGTACAGCACTTGATGATACACACTTCAATCTTCTTGCAGCAGATGGAAAGACTGTATTAAAAGTGTTTTATAAAGATGGTGTTTACACTTTAGCAGCTGACCAGAATGCCGATAATGTAACTGACGATATTGTTACATCTTCAAAAGGTAAGATTAAGATAAATGGTCTTGATACAGGAGTTTATTATCTTCGTGAGACACAGGCCAAGGCTGGCTACAACATGCTTACAGATGATATTAAGATTTCTATTTCAGGAACTGTAGATTCTACTAATAACACAGCA encodes:
- a CDS encoding SpaA isopeptide-forming pilin-related protein produces the protein MKRFKALLTGILTAALLGVTAAGSITANAQENAGSITVTGATKGETYTAYEVLEYTAVDETLNNAAESTDTNGTAQFTDTHGTYKVTAEWVDFFTSNEYGLSSYITNYDGEYYVTGVTKANDVAFASAIQTGSIKYIASHTNLTARQAVAQEKTVTISNLPYGYYVIDSSLGAVNSTGLTSPSVSVEEKNVTTPAPEKEVQENSKAAETFSIDESNGWGEWNDGQIGDTVTFKTKVTLLPKTTNVVLHDTMDATLSYKEKSAVVYYAEDATGSDVTDAVKAKASVNTDGNGFTVSFDTSYTENLTNTVFVTVVYSAQITQGAQVNKGQLNDTYVSYGNDGTTAHDRTYTYTYDINIIKQDENGTALDDTHFNLLAADGKTVLKVFYKDGVYTLAADQNADNVTDDIVTSSKGKIKINGLDTGVYYLRETQAKAGYNMLTDDIKISISGTVDSTNNTAVGTISATYGEDNAAKIGNVSVDKNTLFVVNTTGAYLPSTGGVGTTMFYLVGGALILMAVAAFIVKRKAAV